One genomic window of Manihot esculenta cultivar AM560-2 chromosome 16, M.esculenta_v8, whole genome shotgun sequence includes the following:
- the LOC110602849 gene encoding isocitrate dehydrogenase [NADP] isoform X1, with amino-acid sequence MAFEKIKVSNPIVEMDGDEMTRIIWKSIKDKLIFPFLDLDIKYFDLGLPNRDATNDKVTIESAEATLKYNVAIKCATITPDEDRVKEFHLKRMWKSPNGTIRNILNGTVFREPIICKNIPRLVSGWTKPICIGRHAFGDQYRATDTTIQGPGKLKLVFVPDGCGEKTEFEVFNFTGAGGVALSMYNTDESIRAFAEASMNTAYQKKWPLYLSTKNTILKKYDGRFKDIFQEVYESQWKSKFEAAGIWYEHRLIDDMVAYALKSEGGYVWACKNYDGDVQSDFLAQGFGSLGLMTSVLVCPDGRTIEAEAAHGTVTRHYRVHQKGGETSTNSIASIFAWSRGLAHRAKLDRNARLLDFTDKLEKACVGAVESGKMTKDLALLIHGPKVTRDQYLNTEEFIDAVAEELIARLSAKAKL; translated from the exons ATGGCGTTCGAGAAGATTAAGGTCTCCAATCCCATCGTTGAGATGGATG GAGATGAAATGACAAGAATTATTTGGAAATCCATTAAAGATAAG CTTATTTTCCCATTTTTGGATTTGGATATCAAGTATTTTGACCTTGGACTTCCCAATCGTGATGCCACTAATGATAAAGTCACCATAGAAAGTGCTGAAGCCACTCTTAA ATATAATGTGGCAATTAAGTGTGCAACTATCACTCCAG ATGAAGATCGGGTCAAAGAGTTTCACTTGAAAAGAATGTGGAAGAGTCCAAATGGGACTATTCGTAACATTTTAAATG GTACCGTTTTTCGAGAACCAATTATCTGCAAAAACATTCCACGTCTTGTCTCAG gTTGGACAAAGCCGATCTGCATTGGAAGGCATGCATTTGGTGACCAATACCGAGCAACTGATACAACTATACAAGGACCAGGAAAACTTAAGCTGGTATTTG TACCAGATGGATGTGGTGAGAAGACAGAATTTGAGGTTTTCAATTTCACTGGGGCTGGAGGTGTAGCATTGTCTATGTATAACACTGATGAG TCCATTCGTGCATTTGCTGAGGCTTCAATGAATACTGCTTACCAAAAGAAGTGGCCACTTTATCTTAGCACAAAAAATACTATTCTCAAAAAATATGATGGAAG ATTCAAGGACATCTTTCAGGAAGTTTATGAAAGTCAATGGAAATCCAAGTTTGAGGCTGCAGGGATATG GTATGAACATCGTCTAATAGATGATATGGTTGCCTATGCCCTCAAAAGTGAAGGAGGTTATGTATGGGCATGCAAAAATTATGATGGGGATGTTCAGAGTGATTTCTTAGCCCAAG GATTTGGGTCTCTTGGGTTGATGACTTCTGTACTG GTGTGTCCTGATGGAAGAACTATTGAAGCAGAAGCTGCCCATGGCACAGTTACTCGTCATTATAGGGTTCATCAGAAAGGAGGTGAAACCAGCACGAACAGCATCGCATCAATTTTTGCTTGGTCACGAGGTCTTGCACACAG GGCAAAGTTGGATAGAAATGCCAGACTTTTGGACTTTACTGACAAACTGGAAAAAGCCTGTGTTGGAGCTGTTGAATCAGGGAAGATGACCAAGGATCTTGCACTACTTATCCATGGGCCTAA GGTCACGAGGGATCAATATCTGAATACGGAGGAGTTCATTGATGCTGTGGCTGAGGAACTGATAGCAAGATTATCTGCCAAAGCAAAGTTGTAA
- the LOC110602849 gene encoding isocitrate dehydrogenase [NADP] isoform X2 — MTRIIWKSIKDKLIFPFLDLDIKYFDLGLPNRDATNDKVTIESAEATLKYNVAIKCATITPDEDRVKEFHLKRMWKSPNGTIRNILNGTVFREPIICKNIPRLVSGWTKPICIGRHAFGDQYRATDTTIQGPGKLKLVFVPDGCGEKTEFEVFNFTGAGGVALSMYNTDESIRAFAEASMNTAYQKKWPLYLSTKNTILKKYDGRFKDIFQEVYESQWKSKFEAAGIWYEHRLIDDMVAYALKSEGGYVWACKNYDGDVQSDFLAQGFGSLGLMTSVLVCPDGRTIEAEAAHGTVTRHYRVHQKGGETSTNSIASIFAWSRGLAHRAKLDRNARLLDFTDKLEKACVGAVESGKMTKDLALLIHGPKVTRDQYLNTEEFIDAVAEELIARLSAKAKL, encoded by the exons ATGACAAGAATTATTTGGAAATCCATTAAAGATAAG CTTATTTTCCCATTTTTGGATTTGGATATCAAGTATTTTGACCTTGGACTTCCCAATCGTGATGCCACTAATGATAAAGTCACCATAGAAAGTGCTGAAGCCACTCTTAA ATATAATGTGGCAATTAAGTGTGCAACTATCACTCCAG ATGAAGATCGGGTCAAAGAGTTTCACTTGAAAAGAATGTGGAAGAGTCCAAATGGGACTATTCGTAACATTTTAAATG GTACCGTTTTTCGAGAACCAATTATCTGCAAAAACATTCCACGTCTTGTCTCAG gTTGGACAAAGCCGATCTGCATTGGAAGGCATGCATTTGGTGACCAATACCGAGCAACTGATACAACTATACAAGGACCAGGAAAACTTAAGCTGGTATTTG TACCAGATGGATGTGGTGAGAAGACAGAATTTGAGGTTTTCAATTTCACTGGGGCTGGAGGTGTAGCATTGTCTATGTATAACACTGATGAG TCCATTCGTGCATTTGCTGAGGCTTCAATGAATACTGCTTACCAAAAGAAGTGGCCACTTTATCTTAGCACAAAAAATACTATTCTCAAAAAATATGATGGAAG ATTCAAGGACATCTTTCAGGAAGTTTATGAAAGTCAATGGAAATCCAAGTTTGAGGCTGCAGGGATATG GTATGAACATCGTCTAATAGATGATATGGTTGCCTATGCCCTCAAAAGTGAAGGAGGTTATGTATGGGCATGCAAAAATTATGATGGGGATGTTCAGAGTGATTTCTTAGCCCAAG GATTTGGGTCTCTTGGGTTGATGACTTCTGTACTG GTGTGTCCTGATGGAAGAACTATTGAAGCAGAAGCTGCCCATGGCACAGTTACTCGTCATTATAGGGTTCATCAGAAAGGAGGTGAAACCAGCACGAACAGCATCGCATCAATTTTTGCTTGGTCACGAGGTCTTGCACACAG GGCAAAGTTGGATAGAAATGCCAGACTTTTGGACTTTACTGACAAACTGGAAAAAGCCTGTGTTGGAGCTGTTGAATCAGGGAAGATGACCAAGGATCTTGCACTACTTATCCATGGGCCTAA GGTCACGAGGGATCAATATCTGAATACGGAGGAGTTCATTGATGCTGTGGCTGAGGAACTGATAGCAAGATTATCTGCCAAAGCAAAGTTGTAA